In the genome of Rhipicephalus microplus isolate Deutch F79 unplaced genomic scaffold, USDA_Rmic scaffold_21, whole genome shotgun sequence, one region contains:
- the LOC119187088 gene encoding uncharacterized protein LOC119187088, producing the protein MSRTPKRRKLYLEPSFDGKELPRSTRYRASRLATDTSQVENVMSDGNAAADEPADNSPVRVWANDEVDECEESGPSDDEEALAENAKEDDRETDGSFDSDLSAEDIVTLVMDFAVNFGLAWTQVEHLMKLVSFLMKRKDLPDTKFLFKKFAGVSTDSMGFHFYCPNCICLLGECDGDLKKRKEFNATCTQCQQLYSGDTLTAQGSFFVTLPMGQQISSILSSQDTSRSLKNSLNALAHRSHAASMTDFTDGSLYLHQRKELGLGAMDITLTINSDGSPVFNSSKFSIWPVQTTINELPPGLRLKNVTVATLWYGQCHPDMTLVLEAFTKQMDSLTRSGIEWTCDGETFQSKVYCFAAVADAPARALMQNTVQYNGYFGCGWCLHPGKCIEGTVKYPISAEAPPDRTKEGMMQDMAEVHRTGVNVRGVKGPSPLINLVGFDIVWGFTPDYMHGVLLGVTRQFMELWMSGVGAPYYIGSPQLIRMVDERLCAIKPPQCITRLPRSVELRKFWKASEWQQWLLYYSLVCVHRILPGKYHKHFSLLVKAVYLLLGDTVSAKDIRDSTECLVQFVIQVQVLYSKKEMTSNVHLLLHLAKSVTMQGPLWAHSCFVFEAGLGKIKKLVTSAKGVPHQVMSRVLMASKVGAHNAAASEQVKNFLCSDLCNKEESLALLGKPRAVSESIHRIIEAQVPHQITGPVEEYDRVRISGRMFHSEQYQRPQKTNCTAVRLRDNMHAKIQHIVSVSCSDRKRIYFVSNSYVSSLCFGTTHISCVQKWVAQNVVEVDRQAAPCLWIDWNERQFFCNLANRFP; encoded by the exons ATGTCCCGGACGCCTAAACGACGGAAGTTATATCTAGAGCCATCCTTCGATGGGAAAGAGCTGCCCAGATCAACGCGGTACAGGGCGTCTCGCCTCGCGACTGACACTAGCCAAGTGGAAAACGTGATGTCTGATGGTAATGCTGCTGCAGATGAACCTGCTGATAATTCGCCAGTTCGCGTCTGGGCAAACGATGAAGTCGACGAGTGCGAAGAGTCGGGACCGAGCGACGATGAGGAAGCCCTGGCAGAGAACGCAAAGGAGGATGATCGTGAAACTGATGGCTCCTTTGACTCCGATTTATCTGCTGAAGACATCGTGACCCTAGTCATGGACTTTGCTGTTAACTTTGGCCTGGCGTGGACACAGGTAGAACACCTGATGAAACTAGTCAGTTTTTTAATGAAAAGAAAGGATCTCCCTGACACGAAGTTTCTGTTTAAGAAATTTGCGGGAGTCTCCACTGATAGCATGGGCTTTCATTTCTATTGTCCCAACTGCATTTGCCTTCTCGGCGAATGTGACGGGGACCTtaagaaaagaaaagaattcaATGCAACATGTACACAATGCCAACAGTTGTACAGTGGAGATACCCTTACTGCGCAAGGAAGTTTTTTTGTGACCCTTCCCATGGGGCAACAGATTTCTTCAATTCTTTCGTCTCAAGATACTTCCAGGTCACTTAAAAACTCTTTAAATGCACTTGCACATCGTTCACACGCCGCCTCTATGACAGACTTTACAGACGGAAGTTTGTATCTGCACCAAAGAAAAGAACTGGGTCTTGGCGCTATGGACATCACATTGACCATAAACTCGGATGGTAGTCCTGTGTTCAACTCATCCAAGTTTTCGATATGGCCCGTGCAGACGACAATTAATGAGTTGCCGCCCGGATTGCGTTTGAAAAATGTTACTGTTGCTACACTGTGGTATGGACAGTGCCACCCAGACATGACATTGGTGTTGGAGGCATTCACGAAGCAAATGGACTCGCTTACCAGGAGTGGTATCGAGTGGACATGTGATGGAGAGACCTTTCAATCAAAA GTCtattgtttcgctgctgtagccGATGCTCCAGCCAGGGCTCTGATGCAGAACACAGTCCAGTATAATGGATACTTTGGGTGTGGCTGGTGTTTGCACCCTGGCAAATGCATTGAAG GAACAGTCAAGTACCCTATAAGCGCTGAAGCTCCACCCGACAGGACTAAAGAAGGGATGATGCAAGACATGGCTGAAGTGCACAGGACTGGTGTTAATGTGCGAGGAGTTAAAGGGCCTTCCCCATTAATTAATTTGGTGGGGTTTGACATTGTGTGGGGCTTCACGCCTGATTATATGCATGGGGTTTTACTTGGTGTCACACGCCAGTTTATGGAGCTGTGGATGTCTGGTGTAGGCGCTCCATATTATATAGGGTCGCCACAGTTGATTAGGATGGTTGACGAAAGGCTTTGTGCCATTAAGCCTCCTCAATGCATCACGCGCCTGCCAAGATCTGTTGAACTGAGAAAGTTTTGGAAGGCAAGCGAGTGGCAACAGTGGCTGTTGTATTACAGCCTTGTTTGTGTTCACAGAATCTTGCCTGGCAAGTACCACAAACACTTTAGCTTGCTGGTGAAAGCTGTATACCTCCTACTTGGAGATACTGTCTCAGCCAAAGACATCAGGGATAGTACTGAGTGTCTTGTGCAATTTGTTATTCAAGTCCAAGTTCTCTACTCTAAGAAGGAAATGACTTCGAATGTACACTTGTTGTTGCACCTTGCAAAAAGTGTTACAATGCAAGGGCCACTCTGGGCACACTCTTGCTTTGTCTTTGAGGCGGGCTTAGGAAAGATTAAAAAGCTCGTCACTTCCGCTAAAGGAGTGCCTCACCAAGTGATGAGCAGAGTGCTTATGGCCAGCAAAGTTGGCGCACACAATGCAGCCGCTAGTGAGCAAGTTAAGAATTTCTTGTGCTCTGATTTGTGCAACAAAGAAGAGTCGCTGGCCCTTTTGGGAAAACCAAGAGCTGTCAGTGAGTCCATTCATAGAATTATTGAAGCGCAAGTCCCACACCAAATCACAGGGCCTGTTGAGGAATATGATAGAGTTCGCATCTCTGGACGCATGTTCCACAGCGAACAATATCAAAGGCCTCAAAAAACTAACTGCACAGCTGTACGACTGCGAGACAATATGCATGCTAAGATCCAGCATATTGTGTCAGTTAGCTGCAGTGACAGAAAAAGGATTTATTTTGTGTCTAACAGCTATGTTAGTTCTCTGTGTTTCGGCACAACACACATTTCATGTGTTCAGAAGTGGGTGGCACAGAATGTCGTCGAAGTGGACAGGCAGGCAGCTCCATGCCTGTGGATTGACTGGAACGaaaggcaatttttttgtaatcttgCCAATCGTTTCCCATAA
- the LOC119187089 gene encoding uncharacterized protein LOC119187089 isoform X1, which translates to MFALVRFLDSDHAHDTRRYVVRVEDIHDFHPKHETDFDGKAVYVVHWEDEANGDDTGEYKAQILRLGATEKEARESPKRIPIPKIAVEEGSDVEGAVTKKATAARMKKTAVNRTAAKKDRYEQILKKQMSHALRQNSEQTRKTRLSSSSSSDDSLVSSSEVTEEKKKTKFWKKRCKELRQDNIFLQEQVSSQQVLLNSKFLRFEDLQHSKEADVESCTVQARKETAKATSNLVKSIQETVPGSPNAGSLHSRSAIDGKALGLFLLYCLRVIITMQNIYADFIEEPPTSMTACAAKESDDLPSPRKCFSYLEDGSFHLQKGICLTPIQAKRILSHKKARLVVKETAQAIWSQKGLASRSVKGGVAPGRRNLGEVAKPALTPEKVAVLEETLNHWSHVTGADSSIAARNLTSILTEKIQDCIKAERRKPPQ; encoded by the exons ATGTTCGCGCTAGTTCGCTTTCTAGATAGTGACCATGCACATGACACTCGTAGATATGTTGTGCGAGTGGAGGATATCCATGATTTTCATCCGAAGCACGAGACGGATTTCGATGGCAAGGCAGTGTATGTCGTTCACTGGGAGGATGAAGCAAACGGTGACGACACGGGTGAATATAAAGCCCAGATACTTCGACTTGGCG CCACAGAGAAAGAAGCTCGGGAATCGCCAAAAAGAATTCCGATCCCTAAAATTGCAGTTGAGGAAGGCTCGGACGTTGAAGGAGCTGTGACCAAGAAGGCCACT GCTGCAAGAATGAAAAAAACAGCTGTCAACCGAACTGCAGCAAAAAAAGACCGGTACGAGCAGATCTTGAAAAAGCAGATGAGCCACGCTCTCCGACAGAACTCGGAACAAACT CGAAAAACGCGACTGAGTTCATCATCAAGCTCGGATGACTCTCTCGTGTCCAGCTCAGAAGtaacagaagagaagaaaaaaaccaaaTTTTGGAAAAAGAGATGCAAGGAGCTGCGGCAAGACAACATCTTCTTGCAAGAACAAGTTAGCTCACAGCAGGTGCTGTTAAACTCAAAATTTCTGAGGT TTGAAGACCTGCAGCACAGCAAAGAGGCTGACGTTGAGAGCTGCACTGTACAAGCTAGAAAGGAGACAGCAAAGGCCACAAGCAACCTAG TAAAGTCCATTCAAGAGACTGTGCCTGGGTCACCGA ATGCTGGCAGTCTACACTCACGAAGTGCCATTGATGGTAAGGCTTTAGGTTTATTTCTATTGTATTGCTTACGTGTAATTATAACAATGCAAAATATTTATGCAGACTTCATAGAGGAACCTCCCACTTCGATGACTG CATGTGCAGCAAAAGAATCTGATGACCTGCCTAGTCCAA GGAAATGTTTTTCATATTTAGAAGATGGCTCT TTTCATCTTCAAAAGGGCATCTGCCTGACGCCTATTCAGGCAAAAAGAATTCTGTCTCACAAGAAGGCAAGGCTGGTGGTGAAGGAAACGGCACAAGCCATATGGTCCCAGAAAGGGCTAGCGTCACGCAGTGTTAAAGGTGGCGTAGCTCCAGGAAGAAGGAACCTCGGCGAGGTTGCAAAGCCTGCGCTGACACCTGAAAAGGTCGCGGTTCTGGAAG AAACACTCAACCATTGGTCGCATGTGACAGGCGCCGACTCGTCCATTGCAGCCCGAAACTTGACCAGCATACTAACTGAAAAAATTCAGGATTGCATCAAGGCAGAGCGACGAAAACCTCCACAGTAA
- the LOC119187089 gene encoding uncharacterized protein LOC119187089 isoform X2 yields MFALVRFLDSDHAHDTRRYVVRVEDIHDFHPKHETDFDGKAVYVVHWEDEANGDDTGEYKAQILRLGATEKEARESPKRIPIPKIAVEEGSDVEGAVTKKATAARMKKTAVNRTAAKKDRYEQILKKQMSHALRQNSEQTRKTRLSSSSSSDDSLVSSSEVTEEKKKTKFWKKRCKELRQDNIFLQEQVSSQQVLLNSKFLRFEDLQHSKEADVESCTVQARKETAKATSNLDAGSLHSRSAIDGKALGLFLLYCLRVIITMQNIYADFIEEPPTSMTACAAKESDDLPSPRKCFSYLEDGSFHLQKGICLTPIQAKRILSHKKARLVVKETAQAIWSQKGLASRSVKGGVAPGRRNLGEVAKPALTPEKVAVLEETLNHWSHVTGADSSIAARNLTSILTEKIQDCIKAERRKPPQ; encoded by the exons ATGTTCGCGCTAGTTCGCTTTCTAGATAGTGACCATGCACATGACACTCGTAGATATGTTGTGCGAGTGGAGGATATCCATGATTTTCATCCGAAGCACGAGACGGATTTCGATGGCAAGGCAGTGTATGTCGTTCACTGGGAGGATGAAGCAAACGGTGACGACACGGGTGAATATAAAGCCCAGATACTTCGACTTGGCG CCACAGAGAAAGAAGCTCGGGAATCGCCAAAAAGAATTCCGATCCCTAAAATTGCAGTTGAGGAAGGCTCGGACGTTGAAGGAGCTGTGACCAAGAAGGCCACT GCTGCAAGAATGAAAAAAACAGCTGTCAACCGAACTGCAGCAAAAAAAGACCGGTACGAGCAGATCTTGAAAAAGCAGATGAGCCACGCTCTCCGACAGAACTCGGAACAAACT CGAAAAACGCGACTGAGTTCATCATCAAGCTCGGATGACTCTCTCGTGTCCAGCTCAGAAGtaacagaagagaagaaaaaaaccaaaTTTTGGAAAAAGAGATGCAAGGAGCTGCGGCAAGACAACATCTTCTTGCAAGAACAAGTTAGCTCACAGCAGGTGCTGTTAAACTCAAAATTTCTGAGGT TTGAAGACCTGCAGCACAGCAAAGAGGCTGACGTTGAGAGCTGCACTGTACAAGCTAGAAAGGAGACAGCAAAGGCCACAAGCAACCTAG ATGCTGGCAGTCTACACTCACGAAGTGCCATTGATGGTAAGGCTTTAGGTTTATTTCTATTGTATTGCTTACGTGTAATTATAACAATGCAAAATATTTATGCAGACTTCATAGAGGAACCTCCCACTTCGATGACTG CATGTGCAGCAAAAGAATCTGATGACCTGCCTAGTCCAA GGAAATGTTTTTCATATTTAGAAGATGGCTCT TTTCATCTTCAAAAGGGCATCTGCCTGACGCCTATTCAGGCAAAAAGAATTCTGTCTCACAAGAAGGCAAGGCTGGTGGTGAAGGAAACGGCACAAGCCATATGGTCCCAGAAAGGGCTAGCGTCACGCAGTGTTAAAGGTGGCGTAGCTCCAGGAAGAAGGAACCTCGGCGAGGTTGCAAAGCCTGCGCTGACACCTGAAAAGGTCGCGGTTCTGGAAG AAACACTCAACCATTGGTCGCATGTGACAGGCGCCGACTCGTCCATTGCAGCCCGAAACTTGACCAGCATACTAACTGAAAAAATTCAGGATTGCATCAAGGCAGAGCGACGAAAACCTCCACAGTAA
- the LOC119187089 gene encoding uncharacterized protein LOC119187089 isoform X4 codes for MFALVRFLDSDHAHDTRRYVVRVEDIHDFHPKHETDFDGKAVYVVHWEDEANGDDTGEYKAQILRLGATEKEARESPKRIPIPKIAVEEGSDVEGAVTKKATAARMKKTAVNRTAAKKDRYEQILKKQMSHALRQNSEQTRKTRLSSSSSSDDSLVSSSEVTEEKKKTKFWKKRCKELRQDNIFLQEQVSSQQVLLNSKFLRFEDLQHSKEADVESCTVQARKETAKATSNLDAGSLHSRSAIDDFIEEPPTSMTACAAKESDDLPSPRKCFSYLEDGSFHLQKGICLTPIQAKRILSHKKARLVVKETAQAIWSQKGLASRSVKGGVAPGRRNLGEVAKPALTPEKVAVLEETLNHWSHVTGADSSIAARNLTSILTEKIQDCIKAERRKPPQ; via the exons ATGTTCGCGCTAGTTCGCTTTCTAGATAGTGACCATGCACATGACACTCGTAGATATGTTGTGCGAGTGGAGGATATCCATGATTTTCATCCGAAGCACGAGACGGATTTCGATGGCAAGGCAGTGTATGTCGTTCACTGGGAGGATGAAGCAAACGGTGACGACACGGGTGAATATAAAGCCCAGATACTTCGACTTGGCG CCACAGAGAAAGAAGCTCGGGAATCGCCAAAAAGAATTCCGATCCCTAAAATTGCAGTTGAGGAAGGCTCGGACGTTGAAGGAGCTGTGACCAAGAAGGCCACT GCTGCAAGAATGAAAAAAACAGCTGTCAACCGAACTGCAGCAAAAAAAGACCGGTACGAGCAGATCTTGAAAAAGCAGATGAGCCACGCTCTCCGACAGAACTCGGAACAAACT CGAAAAACGCGACTGAGTTCATCATCAAGCTCGGATGACTCTCTCGTGTCCAGCTCAGAAGtaacagaagagaagaaaaaaaccaaaTTTTGGAAAAAGAGATGCAAGGAGCTGCGGCAAGACAACATCTTCTTGCAAGAACAAGTTAGCTCACAGCAGGTGCTGTTAAACTCAAAATTTCTGAGGT TTGAAGACCTGCAGCACAGCAAAGAGGCTGACGTTGAGAGCTGCACTGTACAAGCTAGAAAGGAGACAGCAAAGGCCACAAGCAACCTAG ATGCTGGCAGTCTACACTCACGAAGTGCCATTGATG ACTTCATAGAGGAACCTCCCACTTCGATGACTG CATGTGCAGCAAAAGAATCTGATGACCTGCCTAGTCCAA GGAAATGTTTTTCATATTTAGAAGATGGCTCT TTTCATCTTCAAAAGGGCATCTGCCTGACGCCTATTCAGGCAAAAAGAATTCTGTCTCACAAGAAGGCAAGGCTGGTGGTGAAGGAAACGGCACAAGCCATATGGTCCCAGAAAGGGCTAGCGTCACGCAGTGTTAAAGGTGGCGTAGCTCCAGGAAGAAGGAACCTCGGCGAGGTTGCAAAGCCTGCGCTGACACCTGAAAAGGTCGCGGTTCTGGAAG AAACACTCAACCATTGGTCGCATGTGACAGGCGCCGACTCGTCCATTGCAGCCCGAAACTTGACCAGCATACTAACTGAAAAAATTCAGGATTGCATCAAGGCAGAGCGACGAAAACCTCCACAGTAA
- the LOC119187089 gene encoding uncharacterized protein LOC119187089 isoform X5, producing the protein MFALVRFLDSDHAHDTRRYVVRVEDIHDFHPKHETDFDGKAVYVVHWEDEANGDDTGEYKAQILRLGATEKEARESPKRIPIPKIAVEEGSDVEGAVTKKATAARMKKTAVNRTAAKKDRYEQILKKQMSHALRQNSEQTRKTRLSSSSSSDDSLVSSSEVTEEKKKTKFWKKRCKELRQDNIFLQEQVSSQQVLLNSKFLRFEDLQHSKEADVESCTVQARKETAKATSNLVKSIQETVPGSPNAGSLHSRSAIDDFIEEPPTSMTACAAKESDDLPSPRKCFSYLEDGSIPSH; encoded by the exons ATGTTCGCGCTAGTTCGCTTTCTAGATAGTGACCATGCACATGACACTCGTAGATATGTTGTGCGAGTGGAGGATATCCATGATTTTCATCCGAAGCACGAGACGGATTTCGATGGCAAGGCAGTGTATGTCGTTCACTGGGAGGATGAAGCAAACGGTGACGACACGGGTGAATATAAAGCCCAGATACTTCGACTTGGCG CCACAGAGAAAGAAGCTCGGGAATCGCCAAAAAGAATTCCGATCCCTAAAATTGCAGTTGAGGAAGGCTCGGACGTTGAAGGAGCTGTGACCAAGAAGGCCACT GCTGCAAGAATGAAAAAAACAGCTGTCAACCGAACTGCAGCAAAAAAAGACCGGTACGAGCAGATCTTGAAAAAGCAGATGAGCCACGCTCTCCGACAGAACTCGGAACAAACT CGAAAAACGCGACTGAGTTCATCATCAAGCTCGGATGACTCTCTCGTGTCCAGCTCAGAAGtaacagaagagaagaaaaaaaccaaaTTTTGGAAAAAGAGATGCAAGGAGCTGCGGCAAGACAACATCTTCTTGCAAGAACAAGTTAGCTCACAGCAGGTGCTGTTAAACTCAAAATTTCTGAGGT TTGAAGACCTGCAGCACAGCAAAGAGGCTGACGTTGAGAGCTGCACTGTACAAGCTAGAAAGGAGACAGCAAAGGCCACAAGCAACCTAG TAAAGTCCATTCAAGAGACTGTGCCTGGGTCACCGA ATGCTGGCAGTCTACACTCACGAAGTGCCATTGATG ACTTCATAGAGGAACCTCCCACTTCGATGACTG CATGTGCAGCAAAAGAATCTGATGACCTGCCTAGTCCAA GGAAATGTTTTTCATATTTAGAAGATGGCTCT ATCCCTTCACATTGA
- the LOC119187089 gene encoding uncharacterized protein LOC119187089 isoform X3 gives MFALVRFLDSDHAHDTRRYVVRVEDIHDFHPKHETDFDGKAVYVVHWEDEANGDDTGEYKAQILRLGATEKEARESPKRIPIPKIAVEEGSDVEGAVTKKATAARMKKTAVNRTAAKKDRYEQILKKQMSHALRQNSEQTRKTRLSSSSSSDDSLVSSSEVTEEKKKTKFWKKRCKELRQDNIFLQEQVSSQQVLLNSKFLRFEDLQHSKEADVESCTVQARKETAKATSNLVKSIQETVPGSPNAGSLHSRSAIDDFIEEPPTSMTACAAKESDDLPSPRKCFSYLEDGSFHLQKGICLTPIQAKRILSHKKARLVVKETAQAIWSQKGLASRSVKGGVAPGRRNLGEVAKPALTPEKVAVLEETLNHWSHVTGADSSIAARNLTSILTEKIQDCIKAERRKPPQ, from the exons ATGTTCGCGCTAGTTCGCTTTCTAGATAGTGACCATGCACATGACACTCGTAGATATGTTGTGCGAGTGGAGGATATCCATGATTTTCATCCGAAGCACGAGACGGATTTCGATGGCAAGGCAGTGTATGTCGTTCACTGGGAGGATGAAGCAAACGGTGACGACACGGGTGAATATAAAGCCCAGATACTTCGACTTGGCG CCACAGAGAAAGAAGCTCGGGAATCGCCAAAAAGAATTCCGATCCCTAAAATTGCAGTTGAGGAAGGCTCGGACGTTGAAGGAGCTGTGACCAAGAAGGCCACT GCTGCAAGAATGAAAAAAACAGCTGTCAACCGAACTGCAGCAAAAAAAGACCGGTACGAGCAGATCTTGAAAAAGCAGATGAGCCACGCTCTCCGACAGAACTCGGAACAAACT CGAAAAACGCGACTGAGTTCATCATCAAGCTCGGATGACTCTCTCGTGTCCAGCTCAGAAGtaacagaagagaagaaaaaaaccaaaTTTTGGAAAAAGAGATGCAAGGAGCTGCGGCAAGACAACATCTTCTTGCAAGAACAAGTTAGCTCACAGCAGGTGCTGTTAAACTCAAAATTTCTGAGGT TTGAAGACCTGCAGCACAGCAAAGAGGCTGACGTTGAGAGCTGCACTGTACAAGCTAGAAAGGAGACAGCAAAGGCCACAAGCAACCTAG TAAAGTCCATTCAAGAGACTGTGCCTGGGTCACCGA ATGCTGGCAGTCTACACTCACGAAGTGCCATTGATG ACTTCATAGAGGAACCTCCCACTTCGATGACTG CATGTGCAGCAAAAGAATCTGATGACCTGCCTAGTCCAA GGAAATGTTTTTCATATTTAGAAGATGGCTCT TTTCATCTTCAAAAGGGCATCTGCCTGACGCCTATTCAGGCAAAAAGAATTCTGTCTCACAAGAAGGCAAGGCTGGTGGTGAAGGAAACGGCACAAGCCATATGGTCCCAGAAAGGGCTAGCGTCACGCAGTGTTAAAGGTGGCGTAGCTCCAGGAAGAAGGAACCTCGGCGAGGTTGCAAAGCCTGCGCTGACACCTGAAAAGGTCGCGGTTCTGGAAG AAACACTCAACCATTGGTCGCATGTGACAGGCGCCGACTCGTCCATTGCAGCCCGAAACTTGACCAGCATACTAACTGAAAAAATTCAGGATTGCATCAAGGCAGAGCGACGAAAACCTCCACAGTAA